The following coding sequences are from one Geodermatophilus normandii window:
- a CDS encoding VOC family protein, protein MAARFSELVIDSRDPEALAAWWAEVLDYRVLGRDDDGAVEIGPEAGFGGAAPTLVFAPVADPDPGKPRLHVDVSATDRDQDAELQRLLDLGATPADVGQTGEESWHVLADPEGNPFCLLRRRLDPL, encoded by the coding sequence GTGGCCGCCCGGTTCAGCGAACTCGTGATCGACAGCCGCGACCCCGAGGCGCTGGCCGCCTGGTGGGCCGAGGTGCTGGACTACCGGGTGCTCGGGCGCGACGACGACGGCGCGGTCGAGATCGGTCCGGAGGCGGGTTTCGGTGGCGCGGCACCGACGCTGGTGTTCGCGCCGGTCGCCGACCCCGACCCCGGCAAGCCGCGGCTGCACGTCGACGTCAGCGCCACCGACCGTGACCAGGACGCCGAGCTGCAGCGCCTGCTGGACCTCGGCGCCACCCCGGCCGACGTCGGGCAGACCGGGGAGGAGAGCTGGCACGTGCTCGCCGACCCCGAGGGCAACCCCTTCTGCCTGCTGCGCCGCCGACTCGACCCGTTGTGA
- the cimA gene encoding citramalate synthase, which translates to MDTLDFHVFDTTLRDGAQREGISFSVADKLATARLLDEIGVGYIEGGWPGALPKDTEFFARARTELKLRHAVLVAFGATRKAGVRVEDDPQVRALLDAETPVVCLVAKSDVRHVRDALRTTLEENLAMVADTVAFLVAHGRRVFVDCEHFFDGYAADPDYGVRVLRAAFGAGAEVGVLCDTNGGMLPMGVGRVVADVRSRVDGRLGIHCQDDTGCAVANSLAAVEAGVTHVQGTANGYGERAGNADTFALVANLVTKMGLPVVPADCLAELQRVSHAIAELANIAPDDHQPYVGTSAFAHKAGLHASAIKVSPELYNHLDPAVVGNDMRILVTEMAGRASVELKGRELGVDLDGHADVVGAVVDRVKGLEADGWSFEAADASFELLLRSSLPGAPAPLFELESYRTTVEHWGNGVVVSEATVKIHVDGERIISTGEGNGPVNALDNALRQALVSRHPQLADVSLADYKVRILGWKGGTSATTRVLIDTTDGVGEWTTVGVHDNIVEASWHALVDALTYAVRHR; encoded by the coding sequence GTGGACACCCTCGACTTCCACGTCTTCGACACCACGCTGCGCGACGGCGCCCAGCGCGAGGGGATCAGCTTCTCCGTCGCCGACAAGCTGGCCACGGCGAGGCTGCTCGACGAGATCGGCGTCGGCTACATCGAGGGCGGCTGGCCCGGGGCGCTGCCCAAGGACACCGAGTTCTTCGCGCGCGCCCGCACCGAGCTCAAGCTGCGGCACGCGGTGCTCGTCGCCTTCGGCGCCACCCGCAAGGCCGGCGTCCGCGTCGAGGACGACCCGCAGGTGCGCGCGCTGCTCGACGCCGAGACGCCGGTGGTCTGCCTGGTCGCCAAGTCCGACGTCCGGCACGTGCGGGACGCGCTGCGCACCACGCTGGAGGAGAACCTCGCGATGGTGGCCGACACGGTCGCCTTCCTCGTGGCGCACGGCCGCCGGGTGTTCGTCGACTGCGAGCACTTCTTCGACGGGTACGCCGCCGACCCCGACTACGGCGTGCGGGTGCTGCGCGCCGCGTTCGGTGCCGGCGCCGAGGTCGGCGTCCTGTGCGACACCAACGGCGGCATGCTGCCGATGGGCGTGGGCCGGGTGGTCGCCGACGTCCGCTCGCGGGTCGACGGACGTCTCGGCATCCACTGCCAGGACGACACCGGGTGCGCGGTCGCCAACTCCCTGGCCGCCGTCGAGGCCGGCGTGACCCACGTGCAGGGCACCGCCAACGGCTACGGCGAGCGGGCCGGCAACGCCGACACCTTCGCGCTGGTCGCCAACCTGGTCACCAAGATGGGCCTGCCGGTCGTGCCCGCGGACTGCCTGGCCGAGCTGCAGCGGGTCAGCCACGCGATCGCCGAGCTCGCCAACATCGCCCCCGACGACCACCAGCCCTACGTCGGGACGTCGGCCTTCGCGCACAAGGCCGGCCTGCACGCCAGCGCGATCAAGGTCAGCCCCGAGCTCTACAACCACCTCGACCCGGCCGTCGTCGGCAACGACATGCGCATCCTGGTCACCGAGATGGCCGGCCGCGCCTCGGTCGAGCTCAAGGGCCGCGAGCTCGGCGTCGACCTGGACGGGCACGCCGACGTCGTCGGGGCGGTCGTCGACCGGGTCAAGGGGCTCGAGGCCGACGGCTGGTCGTTCGAGGCCGCCGACGCCTCCTTCGAGCTGCTGCTGCGCTCCTCGCTGCCCGGCGCCCCCGCCCCCCTGTTCGAGCTGGAGAGCTACCGGACGACCGTCGAGCACTGGGGCAACGGCGTCGTCGTGAGCGAGGCGACGGTCAAGATCCACGTCGACGGGGAGCGGATCATCAGCACCGGCGAGGGGAACGGCCCGGTCAACGCCCTGGACAACGCGCTGCGGCAGGCGCTGGTCAGCCGCCACCCGCAGCTGGCCGACGTCTCGCTGGCCGACTACAAGGTCCGCATCCTCGGGTGGAAGGGCGGCACGAGCGCCACGACGCGGGTGCTCATCGACACCACCGACGGCGTGGGGGAGTGGACCACCGTCGGCGTCCACGACAACATCGTCGAGGCCTCCTGGCACGCGCTGGTCGACGCGCTGACCTACGCCGTCCGCCACCGCTGA
- a CDS encoding sensor histidine kinase, producing the protein MTRVLAVMTCLALLTVAVEATADPHPLLAVALGTTYAAHALVSLWWLPRQPAPRRYWLTAAHVCLQLPLGVLLFAAAHGAVGATLLLLVLVSQCVLLLPLPAAAAVTAVVPLVHLGMGWADFARNALGLLGAAVFTAVVTALLQQAQRARAELAEANDLLRGYAAQAEELATTRERNRLARDIHDGLGHHLAVVSMQVQAARAVLRTDADRADAVLAKAQHQAGEALAEVRRSVAALRAPATRPPLRPSLEVLTAEATAAGVPATLEVRGVERPLPPETEESLFRSAQEGLTNVRKHAGATCARVVLTYGDDGTVRLAVRDDGTGLPGAAAGAGEGFGLLGLRERAARVGGCLTVGSSPGAGTELLVEVPG; encoded by the coding sequence GTGACCCGCGTCCTGGCGGTGATGACCTGCCTCGCGCTGCTCACCGTCGCCGTGGAGGCCACCGCCGACCCCCACCCGCTGCTCGCGGTCGCCCTCGGGACGACGTACGCCGCGCACGCGCTGGTGTCGCTGTGGTGGCTGCCCCGGCAGCCGGCGCCGCGCCGGTACTGGCTCACGGCCGCGCACGTGTGCCTGCAGCTGCCGCTCGGCGTGCTGCTGTTCGCCGCGGCGCACGGCGCCGTCGGGGCCACGCTGCTGCTGCTCGTGCTGGTCAGCCAGTGCGTCCTGCTGCTCCCGCTGCCGGCGGCCGCCGCGGTGACGGCGGTCGTGCCGCTGGTGCACCTGGGCATGGGGTGGGCCGACTTCGCCCGCAACGCGCTGGGGCTGCTCGGGGCCGCGGTCTTCACCGCCGTCGTCACCGCCCTGCTGCAGCAGGCGCAGCGCGCGCGGGCCGAGCTCGCCGAGGCCAACGACCTGCTGCGCGGCTACGCCGCCCAGGCCGAGGAGCTGGCGACCACGCGCGAGCGCAACCGGCTGGCGCGCGACATCCACGACGGTCTCGGCCACCACCTGGCCGTCGTCTCGATGCAGGTCCAGGCGGCGCGGGCCGTGCTGCGGACCGACGCCGACCGGGCCGACGCCGTCCTCGCCAAGGCACAGCACCAGGCCGGGGAGGCGCTCGCCGAGGTGCGCCGGTCGGTCGCGGCCCTGCGGGCACCGGCGACCCGGCCGCCCCTGCGGCCGTCCCTCGAGGTGCTCACCGCGGAGGCGACCGCCGCGGGCGTACCCGCCACGCTCGAGGTGCGGGGCGTCGAGCGCCCGCTCCCGCCGGAGACCGAGGAGTCGCTGTTCCGCTCGGCGCAGGAGGGGCTGACCAACGTCCGCAAGCACGCCGGGGCGACCTGCGCGCGGGTGGTGCTCACCTACGGCGACGACGGCACGGTCCGGCTGGCCGTCCGCGACGACGGCACCGGCCTCCCGGGAGCCGCGGCCGGGGCCGGGGAGGGCTTCGGCCTGCTGGGGCTGCGCGAGCGGGCCGCCCGGGTCGGCGGCTGCCTCACCGTCGGGTCCTCCCCCGGCGCCGGCACCGAGCTGCTCGTCGAGGTGCCCGGGTGA
- a CDS encoding putative quinol monooxygenase → MILIVIKFPVRPDAIEEFRAKADEYAAAVNAEEGSLFFEWSRSVLDPNTFVCIEGFRDSDAGASHVATPHAKAAFDWMSDLVAEQPQIIYVDTPEVDGFGPMGEVRPRR, encoded by the coding sequence GTGATCCTGATCGTCATCAAGTTCCCCGTCCGGCCCGACGCGATCGAGGAGTTCCGCGCCAAGGCCGACGAGTACGCCGCCGCGGTGAACGCCGAGGAGGGCAGCCTCTTCTTCGAGTGGTCGCGCAGCGTCCTGGACCCGAACACCTTCGTCTGCATCGAGGGCTTCCGGGACTCCGACGCCGGCGCCTCGCACGTGGCGACGCCGCACGCGAAGGCCGCCTTCGACTGGATGTCGGACCTGGTCGCCGAGCAGCCGCAGATCATCTACGTCGACACCCCCGAGGTGGACGGCTTCGGCCCGATGGGCGAGGTCCGGCCGCGGAGGTGA
- a CDS encoding response regulator has product MSPVRVLVVDDQALFREALVTLLGARPEVEVVGEAGDGHQALDRAAALRPDVVLMDLHMPVLDGIGATRRLRVEQPGVRVLALTTFDDDEDVFAALRAGALGYLLKDVSSDRLVEAVLSAARGESVLQPSVAAKVVARFAQLDDAPRERPQPLVVPLSDRELDVLRLLADGRSNREIAGALFLAEGTVKNHVTNVLGKLGARDRTQAALRARALDLL; this is encoded by the coding sequence GTGAGCCCGGTCCGGGTCCTCGTGGTCGACGACCAGGCGCTGTTCCGCGAGGCACTGGTCACGCTGCTCGGCGCCCGGCCCGAGGTCGAGGTGGTCGGCGAGGCCGGCGACGGGCACCAGGCGCTCGACCGGGCCGCGGCGCTGCGGCCCGACGTCGTCCTCATGGACCTGCACATGCCGGTGCTCGACGGGATCGGCGCCACCCGCCGCCTGCGGGTCGAGCAGCCCGGCGTCCGGGTGCTCGCGCTGACCACCTTCGACGACGACGAGGACGTCTTCGCCGCGCTGCGGGCCGGCGCGCTGGGCTACCTGCTCAAGGACGTCTCGTCCGACCGCCTCGTCGAGGCCGTGCTCTCGGCCGCCCGCGGGGAGTCGGTGCTGCAGCCGTCGGTGGCGGCCAAGGTGGTGGCCCGGTTCGCCCAGCTCGACGACGCCCCGCGCGAGCGGCCGCAGCCGCTGGTCGTGCCGCTGTCCGACCGCGAGCTCGACGTCCTCCGGCTCCTGGCCGACGGGCGCAGCAACCGGGAGATCGCCGGCGCGCTGTTCCTCGCGGAGGGCACCGTCAAGAACCACGTGACCAACGTGCTCGGCAAGCTCGGCGCCCGGGACCGCACCCAGGCGGCGCTGCGGGCACGGGCCCTCGACCTGCTCTGA
- the gltX gene encoding glutamate--tRNA ligase — protein sequence MTGVRTRFCPSPTGMVHVGLLRTALFNWAHARHTGGAFVVRIEDTDAARDSEESYRHLLDCLRWLGLDWDEGPEVGGPHAPYRQSERAEVYRDVAARLLEAGHAYESFSTNEEVEARRLAAGQDPKLGYDNADRFLTDAQRAAFRAEGRDPVLRLRMPDEDLVWTDLVRGEVRFAAGSVPDFVLVRGNGAPLYPFVNPVDDALMGITDVLRGEDLLPSTPRQLALYGALQDVGVASGTPRFGHLPYVTGEGSKKLSKRDPQSNVDVYRERGFLPEGFANYLALLGWSIAEDRDVFSMAEMVEAFDVTRVSANPARFDLKKAEAINATHVRELPVEEYVARVVPFLAGAGLVTDPPSAEQDRVLRAIAPLAQERTVVLSDAVGLLGFLFTEEVAIDPAAAAKNLRPEDGEVLDAAAGALRDLADWSAAGIEQALKAALVDGLGRKPRQAFGPVRVAVSGRTVSPPLYESIELLGRERTLARFAAARDAAG from the coding sequence GTGACCGGCGTGCGCACCCGCTTCTGCCCCTCGCCGACGGGCATGGTCCACGTCGGCCTGCTGCGCACCGCGCTGTTCAACTGGGCGCACGCGCGGCACACCGGCGGCGCGTTCGTCGTCCGCATCGAGGACACCGACGCCGCCCGCGACTCCGAGGAGTCCTACCGCCACCTGCTCGACTGCCTGCGCTGGCTGGGCCTGGACTGGGACGAGGGCCCCGAGGTCGGCGGTCCGCACGCGCCGTACCGGCAGTCCGAGCGCGCCGAGGTCTACCGCGACGTCGCCGCGCGGCTGCTCGAGGCCGGGCACGCCTACGAGTCGTTCTCGACCAACGAGGAGGTCGAGGCGCGGCGCCTGGCCGCCGGGCAGGACCCCAAGCTCGGCTACGACAACGCCGACCGGTTCCTCACCGACGCGCAGAGGGCCGCCTTCCGCGCCGAGGGCCGCGACCCGGTGCTGCGACTGCGGATGCCCGACGAGGACCTGGTGTGGACCGACCTGGTCCGCGGCGAGGTCCGCTTCGCCGCCGGCTCGGTGCCCGACTTCGTCCTGGTGCGCGGCAACGGCGCGCCGCTGTACCCCTTCGTCAACCCGGTCGACGACGCGCTGATGGGCATCACCGACGTGCTGCGCGGCGAGGACCTGCTGCCCTCCACGCCCCGCCAGCTCGCCCTCTACGGGGCGCTGCAGGACGTCGGCGTCGCGAGCGGCACCCCGCGCTTCGGCCACCTGCCCTACGTCACCGGGGAGGGCAGCAAGAAGCTGTCCAAGCGCGACCCGCAGTCCAACGTCGACGTGTACCGCGAGCGCGGCTTCCTCCCCGAGGGCTTCGCCAACTACCTGGCGCTGCTGGGCTGGTCGATCGCCGAGGACCGCGACGTGTTCTCGATGGCCGAGATGGTCGAGGCCTTCGACGTCACCCGGGTCAGCGCCAACCCCGCCCGCTTCGACCTGAAGAAGGCCGAGGCGATCAACGCCACCCACGTGCGCGAGCTGCCGGTCGAGGAGTACGTCGCCCGCGTGGTGCCCTTCCTCGCCGGCGCCGGCCTGGTGACCGACCCGCCGTCGGCCGAGCAGGACCGGGTGCTGCGCGCGATCGCGCCGCTGGCGCAGGAGCGCACGGTGGTCCTCTCCGACGCCGTCGGCCTGCTCGGCTTCCTCTTCACCGAGGAGGTCGCCATCGACCCCGCGGCCGCCGCGAAGAACCTGCGGCCCGAGGACGGCGAGGTCCTCGACGCCGCCGCGGGCGCGCTGCGCGACCTGGCCGACTGGAGCGCCGCCGGCATCGAGCAGGCCCTCAAGGCCGCGCTGGTCGACGGGCTGGGCCGCAAGCCGCGGCAGGCCTTCGGGCCGGTGCGGGTCGCCGTCAGCGGTCGCACGGTGTCGCCGCCGCTGTACGAGTCGATCGAGCTGCTCGGCCGCGAGCGCACCCTGGCGCGCTTCGCGGCGGCCCGGGACGCAGCGGGGTGA
- a CDS encoding fumarylacetoacetate hydrolase family protein, whose amino-acid sequence MRIVRFASPSGMSFGVLDGDGQVAQIEGHPFGTISFTGQRFAQADVRLLSPILPSKVVCVGKNYADHVKEMNTGDAPERPLLFLKPSTSVIGPGDAIRIPSGSTNVHHEVELAVVIGARGARNLTPEQVPGSVFGYTIGNDVTERDMQKADGQWTRAKGFDSFCPLGPWIETDLRGVGKDPADLEITCTVDGEPRQAGRTSQLLFDVPTLVSYISQVMTLLPGDVVLTGTPAGVGPIRPGQRVECAIEGLGSLTNSVSGADTASTAGSAR is encoded by the coding sequence GTGCGCATCGTCCGCTTCGCCTCGCCCTCGGGCATGTCCTTCGGAGTCCTCGACGGCGACGGCCAGGTCGCCCAGATCGAGGGCCACCCGTTCGGGACCATCTCCTTCACCGGCCAGCGCTTCGCGCAGGCCGACGTCCGGCTGCTCTCGCCGATCCTGCCGAGCAAGGTGGTCTGCGTCGGCAAGAACTACGCCGACCACGTCAAGGAGATGAACACCGGCGACGCGCCCGAGCGCCCGCTGCTGTTCCTCAAGCCGTCGACGTCGGTGATCGGCCCGGGCGACGCCATCCGCATCCCCTCGGGCAGCACCAACGTCCACCACGAGGTCGAGCTCGCCGTCGTCATCGGCGCCCGCGGTGCGCGCAACCTGACCCCCGAGCAGGTCCCGGGCAGCGTCTTCGGCTACACGATCGGCAACGACGTCACCGAGCGGGACATGCAGAAGGCCGACGGGCAGTGGACCCGCGCCAAGGGCTTCGACTCCTTCTGCCCGCTGGGCCCGTGGATCGAGACCGACCTGCGCGGCGTGGGCAAGGACCCGGCCGACCTGGAGATCACCTGCACCGTCGACGGCGAGCCGCGGCAGGCCGGGCGCACCAGCCAGCTGCTCTTCGACGTCCCCACGCTGGTCAGCTACATCTCGCAGGTCATGACGCTGCTGCCCGGCGACGTCGTCCTCACCGGCACCCCGGCCGGCGTGGGGCCGATCCGGCCGGGCCAGCGGGTCGAGTGCGCGATCGAGGGGCTGGGCTCGCTGACCAACTCGGTGAGCGGCGCCGACACCGCCTCCACCGCCGGGAGCGCCCGGTGA